A portion of the Thunnus albacares chromosome 23, fThuAlb1.1, whole genome shotgun sequence genome contains these proteins:
- the LOC122975202 gene encoding protein NYNRIN-like isoform X3: protein MASSFTVSSIQKIAQISPACATQMSAMRPVLQCHCTAAFNPPEVYKQLADVFLNTQEGLECEQCLFVGPQGCAIPIRLSDAQRKLVNDKDSFPYITVAVSPGCDPQQLESMVAQCQALRGAAQTPQTQTITHLGLELYMLSLTEHIQLPQSRFVLQQPPLPTQYGPPSELSEVPSILWAKHKNHVGFVNSAPPHEVTLKPGAKLPMVRQYNLPHKSIAGIEGVIQSLLDQGVLVQTTSPCNTPILPIPKANRPDEWRFVQDLQAINSIVVPTAPIVPDTNSILASLPSNSTHYTVIDLSSAFFSIPLHPDSQYLFAFTFKGKQYTWQRLPQGFVESPTVYAAAVKRDLDDLHFPGGSTLLQYADDLLIASSSQEACRTDSILLLQRLAECGHRASLAKLQFCRPEVTYLGHVLKNGQRLLSPERLKLLVNMPPPTTKKQMLSFLGMANYCRHWIFEYAAMDSVLRNATLQSAPPKVQWTEDMNKAFQDLKHALTLAPALGLPDYHQPFHLHVHERDGFATGILVQKHGSHYRPVAYYSSRLTPVVLGMPGCLRAVAAVAIMIEKSSPIVLAHDCVVHVPHAVLHILNTSATQHMTAARRSGYEAIILHSPHITLKRSPPLNPATLLPLIDTDDEHDCITTIDLCTSPRPDLLQTPIPNSDLIFYTDGSASRPSDSTHLAGYAVVNDWGVVEAKALPPGTSAQAAELYALTRACILASGKVATIYTDSRYAFGAAHDFGQLWKMRGFVSSSGKPLQHHTLVNDLLDAILRPSQLAIIKCAAHTNGTDPVSRGNAMADTAAKQAALSSPSLVLQCASTQPTNPIPVPSANDVVTMQNHADDRERSLWLRKGCKVDAESGLWLHPDGRPVCPRALLHVLARVTHGPAHVGRGVMNDVIRSQWFAPGITQVSQTLVDSCMICQQTRKKNSTVKHDHLEPPSGPFVNMQIDFVHMPSSQGFKYLLVITDRFSKWVEAFATKKEDARTVVKCLLKEVIPRYGVPQGIDSDRGPAFVSKITQGLSEILGFKWQLHVPYHPQSSGQVERMNATIKDRLTKTVLATGLKWPDALPIVLYSIRSAPSATTGLSPHEVLMGRPMSTGTSPPLTPHKATLLWTDEFMTEYVKRLTEILRKYHLQVADRLPKPSEEPIHSFREGDLVLIKSLEKVSLSPRWKGPYQVLLTTRTALKVEGRAEWIHATSRFGQGTGQVGPNERETGVSLIPGEGERKGFPSHDTVGAMNPVPHGQGRPLQNDPENADQEPDLGHTDKSMSPLGLYNTLLFLEVDGGGLHMIKHCLRRSRVHPRRRRRMDSTSPCIVCASNLSMVMALYCTQSAWVEDFTL, encoded by the exons ATGGCTTCCAGTTTCACAGTATCTAGCATTCAAAAAATTGCTCAAATTTCACCAGCATGTGCAACACAGATGTCTGCCATGAGGCCTGTACTACAGTGTCACTGTACAGCAGCATTTAACCCCCCAGAGGTGTACAAACAAttagctgatgtgtttttgaatacaCAAGAGGGGTTGGAGTGtgaacaatgtttgtttgttggtccaCAGGGATGTGCAATTCCAATTCGGTTATCTGACGCACAGCGCAAATTGGTTAATGATAAAGATTCATTTCCATACATCACTGTAGCTGTCTCTCCTGGCTGTGACCCACAACAGCTTGAAAGCATGGTGGCACAGTGCCAGGCATTGAGAGGAGCTGCGCAGACTCCTCAAACTCAAACAATAACACACTTGGGCCTTGAGCTGTACATGTTATCTTTAACTGAGCACATCCAGCTACCTCAGAGTAGGTTTGTTTTGCAACAACCACCCCTCCCCACACAGTATGGGCCTCCATCAGAGCTTTCAGAGGTTCCATCTATTTTATGGGCTAAACATAAAAACCATGTGGGTTTTGTGAATTCGGCTCCACCTCACGAAGTCACACTCAAACCTGGTGCTAAACTACCAATGGTCAGGCAATACAATTTGCCACACAAGTCAATTGCTGGTATTGAAGGTGTAATTCAGTCTTTACTGGATCAAGGTGTGTTGGTTCAAACAACAAGCCCATGTAACACACCCATTTTACCCATTCCAAAAGCAAACCGCCCAGATGAATGGCGTTTTGTACAAGATTTGCAAGCTATTAATAGCATTGTAGTGCCAACAGCTCCAATTGTGCCAGACACAAATTcgattttagcttcactaccaTCCAACTCAACACACTACACAGTCATTGATTTGAGTTCAGCTTTTTTCTCAATCCCGTTGCATCCAGATAGCCAGTATCTGTTTGCATTCACATTCAAAGGAAAACAGTACACCTGGCAGCGTTTGCCTCAGGGTTTTGTCGAGAGTCCTACAGTTTACGCAGCAGCAGTGAAACGGGACTTGGATGACCTCCACTTTCCAGGGGGCTCCACTCTCCTACAGTATGCAGATGACCTCCTGATAGCTTCATCATCACAGGAAGCTTGTCGAACGGACTCCATCTTGCTCCTACAGAGACTAGCTGAGTGTGGTCATAGAGCATCACTTGCCAAACTGCAATTTTGTCGGCCTGAGGTGACATACTTGggtcatgttttgaaaaatggacAGCGCCTGTTGTCACCGGAGAGGTTGAAACTGCTGGTTAACATGCCTCCTCCCACAACCAAGAAACAAATGCTCTCGTTCTTGGGGATGGCGAATTATTGCAGACATTGGATCTTTGAGTATGCTGCTATGGACTCTGTTTTGCGAAACGCCACACTGCAATCAGCTCCTCCCAAGGTGCAGTGGACTGAGGACATGAACAAAGCTTTTCAGGACTTGAAACATGCTCTCACCTTGGCTCCGGCATTGGGGCTGCCGGACTATCATCAGCCGTTCCATCTGCATGTACATGAACGAGATGGCTTTGCTACAGGCATTCTCGTGCAAAAACATGGGTCTCATTACCGTCCAGTTGCGTACTACTCCTCTCGACTAACCCCTGTGGTTCTTGGCATGCCAGGTTGCTTAAGAGCGGTGGCCGCCGTTGCCATCATGATTGAGAAATCTTCTCCAATTGTACTGGCTCATGACTGTGTTGTGCACGTTCCACATGCAGTACTTCACATCTTGAACACATCTGCTACCCAACACATGACAGCTGCACGTCGTTCAGGCTATGAAGCAATCATTCTTCATAGTCCACACATCACTTTAAAACGCTCACCTCCATTGAATCCAGCTACTCTCCTTCCATTGATTGACACAGATGATGAGCATGATTGCATCACAACTATTGACCTGTGTACATCCCCAAGGCCAGACTTGTTGCAGACACCAATACCCaattctgatttgattttttacaCTGATGGTTCAGCTAGCAGACCATCTGATAGCACACATCTAGCTGGCTATGCAGTAGTTAACGATTGGGGGGTAGTAGAGGCAAAAGCACTGCCTCCAGGTACCTCTGCTCAAGCAGCAGAACTGTATGCTCTAACTAGAGCGTGTATTCTTGCTTCTGGTAAGGTGGCTACTATTTACACTGACTCAAGATATGCATTTGGTGCTGCTCATGATTTTGGCCAGTTATGGAAGATGAGAGGTTTTGTGTCATCTTCTGGAAAACCACTACAGCATCACACTTTGGTTAATGACCTGTTAGATGCTATTTTGCGCCCATCTCAGCTTGCAATCATCAAATGTGCTGCTCACACGAATGGAACTGATCCTGTTTCACGAGGAAATGCAATGGCTGACACTGCAGCCAAACAAGCGGcactttcctctccctctttggTACTTCAATGTGCCTCCACACAACCTACCAATCCAATTCCAGTTCCTTCCGCTAATGATGTCGTGACAATGCAAAATCACGCTGATGACAGGGAGCGAAGTCTTTGGTTGCGTAAAGGTTGTAAAGTTGACGCGGAGTCTGGCTTGTGGCTCCACCCTGATGGTCGACCGGTTTGCCCTCGAGCTCTCCTTCATGTACTGGCACGTGTGACGCATGGTCCAGCGCATGTTGGAAGAGGGGTGATGAATGATGTTATTCGCTCACAGTGGTTTGCTCCAGGCATTACTCAAGTTTCACAAACACTTGTGGATAGTTGTATGATATGTCAACAGACCAGAAAAAAGAATAGCACAGTGAAACATGACCACTTAGAACCCCCATCAGGTCCttttgtaaatatgcaaatagatTTTGTACATATGCCAAGCTCACAAGGCTTCAAATACTTGCTAGTCATAACCGACAGGTTCTCGAAGTGGGTAGAAGCTTTTGCAACGAAAAAAGAAGATGCAAGAACAGTTGTAAAGTGTCTGCTAAAAGAGGTAATCCCTAGGTACGGAGTGCCGCAGGGAATAGATAGCGACAGAGGTCCAGCTTTTGTGTCAAAAATCACTCAGGGACTGTCAGAAATCTTAGGATTTAAGTGGCAGTTACATGTTCCTTATCATCCACAGAGTTCAGGTCAAGTTGAGAGAATGAATGCAACTATCAAAGACAGATTGACCAAAACAGTCCTAGCCACAGGCCTGAAATGGCCTGATGCACTGCCGATTGTGCTGTACTCCATTCGGAGTGCACCAAGTGCAACTACAGGACTGAGTCCTCACGAGGTGCTGATGGGAAGACCAATGTCCACAGGGACAAGTCCCCCACTGACACCACACAAAGCTACTCTGCTTTGGACGGATGAGTTCATGACTGAGTATGTGAAAAGACTAACAGAGATTTTGAGAAAGTATCATTTACAGGTGGCTGACAGACTCCCCAAACCATCGGAAGAACCAATTCATTCCTTTCGAGAAGGTGACCTGGTATTAATCAAATCTCTGGAAAAAGTGTCTTTGTCTCCTAGGTGGAAAGGTCCATACCAGGTGCTGCTGACTACTAGGACGGCCCTGAAGGTCGAAGGCAGAGCAGAATGGATCCACGCCACAAG TAGGTTCGGGCAGGGGACAGGTCAAGTCGGtccaaatgagagagagacaggagtcTCTCTGATTCCAGGCGAAGGAGAGCGGAAAGGCTTTCCTTCTCATGACACAGTCGGTGCCATGAACCCAGTGCCCCATGGACAGGGGCGCCCTTTGCAGAATGATCCAGAAAATGCAGACCAAGAGCCAGATCTTGGACATACGGACAAATCAATGAGCCCATTGGGACTCTACAACACT TTACTTTTTCTCGAGGTAGATGGCGGTGGTCTACATatgataaaacactgtttgagaCGAAGCAGAGTTCATCCACGTCGACGAAGGAGGATGGATTCCACATCACCATGCATCGTATGTGCTAGTAACCTCTCCATGGTGATGGCCCTCTACTGTACGCAAAGTGCATGGGTTGAAGACTTCACTTtgtga
- the LOC122975202 gene encoding protein NYNRIN-like isoform X2, with translation MASSFTVSSIQKIAQISPACATQMSAMRPVLQCHCTAAFNPPEVYKQLADVFLNTQEGLECEQCLFVGPQGCAIPIRLSDAQRKLVNDKDSFPYITVAVSPGCDPQQLESMVAQCQALRGAAQTPQTQTITHLGLELYMLSLTEHIQLPQSRFVLQQPPLPTQYGPPSELSEVPSILWAKHKNHVGFVNSAPPHEVTLKPGAKLPMVRQYNLPHKSIAGIEGVIQSLLDQGVLVQTTSPCNTPILPIPKANRPDEWRFVQDLQAINSIVVPTAPIVPDTNSILASLPSNSTHYTVIDLSSAFFSIPLHPDSQYLFAFTFKGKQYTWQRLPQGFVESPTVYAAAVKRDLDDLHFPGGSTLLQYADDLLIASSSQEACRTDSILLLQRLAECGHRASLAKLQFCRPEVTYLGHVLKNGQRLLSPERLKLLVNMPPPTTKKQMLSFLGMANYCRHWIFEYAAMDSVLRNATLQSAPPKVQWTEDMNKAFQDLKHALTLAPALGLPDYHQPFHLHVHERDGFATGILVQKHGSHYRPVAYYSSRLTPVVLGMPGCLRAVAAVAIMIEKSSPIVLAHDCVVHVPHAVLHILNTSATQHMTAARRSGYEAIILHSPHITLKRSPPLNPATLLPLIDTDDEHDCITTIDLCTSPRPDLLQTPIPNSDLIFYTDGSASRPSDSTHLAGYAVVNDWGVVEAKALPPGTSAQAAELYALTRACILASGKVATIYTDSRYAFGAAHDFGQLWKMRGFVSSSGKPLQHHTLVNDLLDAILRPSQLAIIKCAAHTNGTDPVSRGNAMADTAAKQAALSSPSLVLQCASTQPTNPIPVPSANDVVTMQNHADDRERSLWLRKGCKVDAESGLWLHPDGRPVCPRALLHVLARVTHGPAHVGRGVMNDVIRSQWFAPGITQVSQTLVDSCMICQQTRKKNSTVKHDHLEPPSGPFVNMQIDFVHMPSSQGFKYLLVITDRFSKWVEAFATKKEDARTVVKCLLKEVIPRYGVPQGIDSDRGPAFVSKITQGLSEILGFKWQLHVPYHPQSSGQVERMNATIKDRLTKTVLATGLKWPDALPIVLYSIRSAPSATTGLSPHEVLMGRPMSTGTSPPLTPHKATLLWTDEFMTEYVKRLTEILRKYHLQVADRLPKPSEEPIHSFREGDLVLIKSLEKVSLSPRWKGPYQVLLTTRTALKVEGRAEWIHATRFGQGTGQVGPNERETGVSLIPGEGERKGFPSHDTVGAMNPVPHGQGRPLQNDPENADQEPDLGHTDKSMSPLGLYNTVSPDKTVRYIDNAAMRESEEKESEKTDGHILPALSRVKRIVNSIVFKCPIDRCKMNDCNIAYPVTFSRGRWRWSTYDKTLFETKQSSSTSTKEDGFHITMHRMC, from the exons ATGGCTTCCAGTTTCACAGTATCTAGCATTCAAAAAATTGCTCAAATTTCACCAGCATGTGCAACACAGATGTCTGCCATGAGGCCTGTACTACAGTGTCACTGTACAGCAGCATTTAACCCCCCAGAGGTGTACAAACAAttagctgatgtgtttttgaatacaCAAGAGGGGTTGGAGTGtgaacaatgtttgtttgttggtccaCAGGGATGTGCAATTCCAATTCGGTTATCTGACGCACAGCGCAAATTGGTTAATGATAAAGATTCATTTCCATACATCACTGTAGCTGTCTCTCCTGGCTGTGACCCACAACAGCTTGAAAGCATGGTGGCACAGTGCCAGGCATTGAGAGGAGCTGCGCAGACTCCTCAAACTCAAACAATAACACACTTGGGCCTTGAGCTGTACATGTTATCTTTAACTGAGCACATCCAGCTACCTCAGAGTAGGTTTGTTTTGCAACAACCACCCCTCCCCACACAGTATGGGCCTCCATCAGAGCTTTCAGAGGTTCCATCTATTTTATGGGCTAAACATAAAAACCATGTGGGTTTTGTGAATTCGGCTCCACCTCACGAAGTCACACTCAAACCTGGTGCTAAACTACCAATGGTCAGGCAATACAATTTGCCACACAAGTCAATTGCTGGTATTGAAGGTGTAATTCAGTCTTTACTGGATCAAGGTGTGTTGGTTCAAACAACAAGCCCATGTAACACACCCATTTTACCCATTCCAAAAGCAAACCGCCCAGATGAATGGCGTTTTGTACAAGATTTGCAAGCTATTAATAGCATTGTAGTGCCAACAGCTCCAATTGTGCCAGACACAAATTcgattttagcttcactaccaTCCAACTCAACACACTACACAGTCATTGATTTGAGTTCAGCTTTTTTCTCAATCCCGTTGCATCCAGATAGCCAGTATCTGTTTGCATTCACATTCAAAGGAAAACAGTACACCTGGCAGCGTTTGCCTCAGGGTTTTGTCGAGAGTCCTACAGTTTACGCAGCAGCAGTGAAACGGGACTTGGATGACCTCCACTTTCCAGGGGGCTCCACTCTCCTACAGTATGCAGATGACCTCCTGATAGCTTCATCATCACAGGAAGCTTGTCGAACGGACTCCATCTTGCTCCTACAGAGACTAGCTGAGTGTGGTCATAGAGCATCACTTGCCAAACTGCAATTTTGTCGGCCTGAGGTGACATACTTGggtcatgttttgaaaaatggacAGCGCCTGTTGTCACCGGAGAGGTTGAAACTGCTGGTTAACATGCCTCCTCCCACAACCAAGAAACAAATGCTCTCGTTCTTGGGGATGGCGAATTATTGCAGACATTGGATCTTTGAGTATGCTGCTATGGACTCTGTTTTGCGAAACGCCACACTGCAATCAGCTCCTCCCAAGGTGCAGTGGACTGAGGACATGAACAAAGCTTTTCAGGACTTGAAACATGCTCTCACCTTGGCTCCGGCATTGGGGCTGCCGGACTATCATCAGCCGTTCCATCTGCATGTACATGAACGAGATGGCTTTGCTACAGGCATTCTCGTGCAAAAACATGGGTCTCATTACCGTCCAGTTGCGTACTACTCCTCTCGACTAACCCCTGTGGTTCTTGGCATGCCAGGTTGCTTAAGAGCGGTGGCCGCCGTTGCCATCATGATTGAGAAATCTTCTCCAATTGTACTGGCTCATGACTGTGTTGTGCACGTTCCACATGCAGTACTTCACATCTTGAACACATCTGCTACCCAACACATGACAGCTGCACGTCGTTCAGGCTATGAAGCAATCATTCTTCATAGTCCACACATCACTTTAAAACGCTCACCTCCATTGAATCCAGCTACTCTCCTTCCATTGATTGACACAGATGATGAGCATGATTGCATCACAACTATTGACCTGTGTACATCCCCAAGGCCAGACTTGTTGCAGACACCAATACCCaattctgatttgattttttacaCTGATGGTTCAGCTAGCAGACCATCTGATAGCACACATCTAGCTGGCTATGCAGTAGTTAACGATTGGGGGGTAGTAGAGGCAAAAGCACTGCCTCCAGGTACCTCTGCTCAAGCAGCAGAACTGTATGCTCTAACTAGAGCGTGTATTCTTGCTTCTGGTAAGGTGGCTACTATTTACACTGACTCAAGATATGCATTTGGTGCTGCTCATGATTTTGGCCAGTTATGGAAGATGAGAGGTTTTGTGTCATCTTCTGGAAAACCACTACAGCATCACACTTTGGTTAATGACCTGTTAGATGCTATTTTGCGCCCATCTCAGCTTGCAATCATCAAATGTGCTGCTCACACGAATGGAACTGATCCTGTTTCACGAGGAAATGCAATGGCTGACACTGCAGCCAAACAAGCGGcactttcctctccctctttggTACTTCAATGTGCCTCCACACAACCTACCAATCCAATTCCAGTTCCTTCCGCTAATGATGTCGTGACAATGCAAAATCACGCTGATGACAGGGAGCGAAGTCTTTGGTTGCGTAAAGGTTGTAAAGTTGACGCGGAGTCTGGCTTGTGGCTCCACCCTGATGGTCGACCGGTTTGCCCTCGAGCTCTCCTTCATGTACTGGCACGTGTGACGCATGGTCCAGCGCATGTTGGAAGAGGGGTGATGAATGATGTTATTCGCTCACAGTGGTTTGCTCCAGGCATTACTCAAGTTTCACAAACACTTGTGGATAGTTGTATGATATGTCAACAGACCAGAAAAAAGAATAGCACAGTGAAACATGACCACTTAGAACCCCCATCAGGTCCttttgtaaatatgcaaatagatTTTGTACATATGCCAAGCTCACAAGGCTTCAAATACTTGCTAGTCATAACCGACAGGTTCTCGAAGTGGGTAGAAGCTTTTGCAACGAAAAAAGAAGATGCAAGAACAGTTGTAAAGTGTCTGCTAAAAGAGGTAATCCCTAGGTACGGAGTGCCGCAGGGAATAGATAGCGACAGAGGTCCAGCTTTTGTGTCAAAAATCACTCAGGGACTGTCAGAAATCTTAGGATTTAAGTGGCAGTTACATGTTCCTTATCATCCACAGAGTTCAGGTCAAGTTGAGAGAATGAATGCAACTATCAAAGACAGATTGACCAAAACAGTCCTAGCCACAGGCCTGAAATGGCCTGATGCACTGCCGATTGTGCTGTACTCCATTCGGAGTGCACCAAGTGCAACTACAGGACTGAGTCCTCACGAGGTGCTGATGGGAAGACCAATGTCCACAGGGACAAGTCCCCCACTGACACCACACAAAGCTACTCTGCTTTGGACGGATGAGTTCATGACTGAGTATGTGAAAAGACTAACAGAGATTTTGAGAAAGTATCATTTACAGGTGGCTGACAGACTCCCCAAACCATCGGAAGAACCAATTCATTCCTTTCGAGAAGGTGACCTGGTATTAATCAAATCTCTGGAAAAAGTGTCTTTGTCTCCTAGGTGGAAAGGTCCATACCAGGTGCTGCTGACTACTAGGACGGCCCTGAAGGTCGAAGGCAGAGCAGAATGGATCCACGCCACAAG GTTCGGGCAGGGGACAGGTCAAGTCGGtccaaatgagagagagacaggagtcTCTCTGATTCCAGGCGAAGGAGAGCGGAAAGGCTTTCCTTCTCATGACACAGTCGGTGCCATGAACCCAGTGCCCCATGGACAGGGGCGCCCTTTGCAGAATGATCCAGAAAATGCAGACCAAGAGCCAGATCTTGGACATACGGACAAATCAATGAGCCCATTGGGACTCTACAACACTGTAAGTCCTGACAAAACAGTGAGATACATTGACAATGCTGCAATGAGAGAGTCTGAAGAAAAAGAGTCAGAAAAGACTGATGGACATATTTTACCAGCTCTCTCCCGAGTTAAACGAATTGTGAattctattgtttttaaatgtcctaTTGACAgatgtaaaatgaatgattgtAATATTGCATATCCAGTTACTTTTTCTCGAGGTAGATGGCGGTGGTCTACATatgataaaacactgtttgagaCGAAGCAGAGTTCATCCACGTCGACGAAGGAGGATGGATTCCACATCACCATGCATCGTATGTGCTAG